One window of Populus nigra chromosome 5, ddPopNigr1.1, whole genome shotgun sequence genomic DNA carries:
- the LOC133694241 gene encoding LOW QUALITY PROTEIN: pentatricopeptide repeat-containing protein At3g50420 (The sequence of the model RefSeq protein was modified relative to this genomic sequence to represent the inferred CDS: deleted 1 base in 1 codon) produces MNPLSLTTLIQKCTTITSLRKAYQLHALILTTTISTSYAQCPYLNNNILSMYARCGSLFNAKKLFDKMPQRNIVSYNALISAFSRDSNHGFLSLKLFALVGTQGLTPNGSTFSSSLQACCLLEDWFMGSLIHGQSVKHGFFNDVFVKTSLLGMYSNCGDLESANKVFGCVVQKDAVLWNSMIFGNLKNERLEEGVLLFGKMVRHGIVPTEFTYSMILNACGKFGDCRRGQVIHAQVIVLNVLADLPLQNALLDMYCSCGDTETGFNVFNKIEKPDLVSWNSMISGYAENGEGADAMNLFLQLVEVFLPKPDEYTFAAVISATSAFSATCYGKPLHAQVMKVGSERSVFIGTTLLSMYLKNGDTESAEQVFNMIEEKDVVLWTEMIMGHSRLGGGESAIKLFSMMCHEGYKIDSFALSGALSACADLATLNQGEMIHTQTVKRGCDAEISVCGSLVHMYAKNGDLHAARSIFSQVSNPDLKCWNSMLGGYSQHGMAEEAMIIFAKILVNGQRPDQVTFLSLLSACSHSGLVEEGKLLWSHIKKNDVIPGPKHYSCMVSLLSRAGLLDEAEELIIKSTYSKDHLELWRTLLSSCVNKRNLKIGVRAAEEILQLEPEDSATHILLSNLYAAAGRWEAVAEMRRKISGLMIEKDPGLSWIEGKNDIHVFYSRDQSNPMIDEAQAELRRLEGNVMNLKNF; encoded by the exons ATGAACCCTCTTTCTTTAACGACACTGATACAAAAATGCACCACCATAACCTCTCTCAGAAAGGCTTATCAACTCCACGCTCTAATCCTCACAACCACGATCTCAACAAGCTATGCACAATGTCCATATTTGAACAACAACATCCTCTCTATGTACGCGCGTTGCGGTTCTCTTTTCAACGCAAAGAAACTGTTCGACAAAATGCCTCAGAGAAATATTGTTTCGTATAATGCATTAATTTCAGCTTTTTCTAGAGATTCTAATCATGGGTTCTTGAGTTTGAAGTTATTTGCGCTGGTGGGTACTCAAGGTTTGACGCCTAATGGGTCAACTTTCTCGAGTTCACTTCAAGCTTGTTGTTTGCTTGAGGATTGGTTTATGGGGTCATTGATCCATGGTCAATCTGTTAAGCATGGGTTTTTTAATGATGTATTTGTTAAGACATCATTGCTTGGGATGTATTCGAATTGTGGGGATCTGGAATCTGCAAACAAAGTTTTTGGTTGTGTTGTACAGAAGGATGCTGTTCTGTGGAATTCCATGATATTTGggaatttgaaaaatgaaaggTTAGAGGAAGGGGTTTTATTATTTGGTAAAATGGTGAGGCATGGCATTGTTCCAACCGAGTTCACATACTCAATGATATTGAATGCTTGTGGTAAATTTGGAGATTGTAGGCGTGGACAAGTTATCCATGCACAAGTTATTGTTTTGAATGTACTAGCCGATTTGCCTTTGCAAAATGCGTTGCTTGACATGTATTGCAGTTGCGGTGACACCGAAACTGGATTTAATGTctttaataaaattgagaaaccAGATTTAGTTTCTTGGAACTCAATGATTTCTGGATATGCGGAGAATGGAGAGGGAGCGGATGCTATGAATCTGTTCCTCCAGTTGGTAGAAGTGTTTCTTCCTAAACCGGATGAATATACTTTTGCTGCTGTTATTTCTGCTACTAGTGCATTTTCGGCAACTTGTTATGGGAAACCTCTTCATGCCCAGGTTATGAAAGTGGGATCGGAGAGGAGTGTCTTCATAGGAACTACATTATTGTCAATGTATCTGAAAAATGGTGATACTGAATCCGCTGAACAGGTTTTCAATATGATTGAAGAGAAGGATGTTGTTCTCTGGACTGAAATGATTATGGGTCATTCTAGATTGGGTGGTGGGGAAAGTGCAATAAAATTATTCAGCATGATGTGTCATGAAGGCTACAAGATTGACAGTTTTGCTCTCAGCGGAGCTTTGAGTGCCTGTGCTGACCTCGCAACTTTAAACCAAGGAGAGATGATTCATACTCAGACTGTAAAAAGAGGATGTGATGCTGAAATATCTGTTTGTGGAAGTCTTGTACATATGTATGCAAAAAATGGTGACCTTCATGCTGCTCGATCAATATTTTCCCAAGTTTCAAACCCTGATTTGAAGTGCTGGAACTCAATGCTTGGGGGCTATAGCCAACATGGAATGGCAGAGGAGGCGATGATAATCTTTGCGAAGATTTTAGTCAATGGTCAAAGACCTGATCAAGTAACATTTTTGTCCCTGCTGTCCGCTTGCAGCCATAGTGGCTTGGTTGAAGAAGGAAAGCTCTTGTGGAgtcatataaagaaaaatgatgttATACCTGGGCCTAAGCATTACTCTTGCATGGTTAGTTTATTAAGCCGAGCTGGATTGCTGGACGAGGCAGAAGAACTGATTATCAAATCAACTTACAGCAAAGATCATTTGGAATTATGGCGAACCTTGCTGAGCTCTTGTGTCAATAAAAGGAATTTGAAAATAGGAGTTCGCGCAGCAGAAGAAATATTACAATTAGAGCCAGAAGACAGTGCAACACACATTCTGCTTTCAAATCTTTATGCCGCTGCAGGGAGATGGGAGGCTGTTGCCGAAATGAGGAGAAAGATAAGTGGACTGATGATCGAAAAAGACCCTGGACTAAGCTggattgaagga aaaaatgatattcatgtattttattcCAGAGACCAATCCAACCCGATGATTGATGAAGCCCAAGCTGAATTGCGTAGATTGGAAGGGAACGTGATGaacttaaaaaacttttaa